A region from the Halomonas piscis genome encodes:
- a CDS encoding OmpP1/FadL family transporter: protein MAAAALTAGQAQAGGFQLNEQSVSGQGYGHAGRSSNVHDATIVFGNPAGMSFLDRAQVSVGGTYLKAKTDISNARASQTSPAFLPATGGATDTLPVTGSNEGDMVPGTFVPFAFYAHPVNDRLAFGFGVYAPFGSKTDYEGGFQGRNQGDYTSVKVKSAQPTVSYRFNDQWSVGAGVTYNRVDGELRRQVPVVTPLGAAEVDSRVEGDDEAWGYNLGVIYQPVPETTLGLTYRSKVDYTLEGDFTASSPALDQLGLGTVTDDATLDLTTPETVNFSVTQQMSEKLKLMFGASWTRWSQFERILVEGANRGEVTNETQNYSNAWAFATGGEYQLTPALALRAGLTLDATPTSDEHRSVRIPSDDRRIFSLGAGWTPLDDLTVDLAYSYLTERRTEISQAKTDSFTVAGQSTPPVTSNYSADYKNEAHGFGAQLTYRF from the coding sequence GTGGCCGCCGCGGCGCTGACGGCCGGGCAGGCCCAGGCCGGCGGGTTTCAGCTCAACGAGCAGAGCGTGAGCGGCCAGGGCTACGGCCACGCCGGGCGCAGCTCCAACGTCCACGATGCCACCATCGTGTTCGGCAACCCGGCGGGGATGTCGTTTCTCGACCGCGCCCAGGTGTCCGTTGGTGGCACCTATCTGAAGGCGAAAACCGACATCAGCAACGCCCGGGCGTCGCAAACCAGCCCCGCATTTTTGCCGGCCACCGGCGGCGCGACCGATACGCTGCCGGTCACCGGTTCCAACGAGGGCGACATGGTGCCGGGCACCTTTGTGCCCTTTGCCTTCTATGCCCATCCGGTCAACGACAGGCTGGCCTTCGGCTTTGGCGTCTACGCGCCGTTCGGCTCCAAGACCGATTACGAAGGCGGCTTTCAGGGGCGCAACCAGGGCGATTACACCTCGGTCAAGGTCAAAAGCGCCCAGCCGACGGTGTCCTACCGCTTCAACGACCAGTGGTCGGTGGGCGCCGGCGTCACCTATAACCGCGTGGACGGCGAGCTGCGTCGCCAGGTGCCGGTGGTAACGCCGCTGGGCGCTGCCGAGGTGGACTCCCGGGTGGAAGGCGACGACGAGGCCTGGGGCTATAACCTCGGGGTGATTTACCAGCCGGTACCCGAAACCACCCTGGGGCTGACCTATCGCTCCAAGGTGGATTATACCCTGGAGGGGGATTTCACCGCCTCGTCGCCGGCGCTCGATCAGCTGGGTCTTGGCACCGTGACCGACGACGCCACCCTTGACCTGACCACGCCGGAAACCGTCAACTTTTCCGTGACCCAGCAGATGAGCGAAAAGCTCAAGCTGATGTTCGGCGCTTCCTGGACGCGCTGGAGCCAGTTCGAGCGGATCCTGGTCGAGGGCGCCAACCGTGGCGAGGTGACTAACGAGACGCAGAACTACTCCAACGCCTGGGCGTTTGCCACCGGCGGTGAGTATCAGCTGACCCCGGCGCTGGCCCTGCGTGCCGGCTTGACGCTGGACGCCACGCCGACAAGCGACGAGCATCGCAGCGTGCGCATTCCCTCGGACGACCGGCGAATTTTTTCGCTGGGCGCGGGCTGGACGCCGCTGGACGATCTGACCGTCGACCTGGCGTATTCCTACCTCACCGAGCGGCGCACCGAAATCAGCCAGGCCAAGACCGACAGCTTCACCGTGGCCGGACAGTCAACACCTCCGGTGACGTCAAACTACAGCGCCGACTACAAAAACGAAGCCCACGGCTTTGGCGCTCAGCTGACCTACCGCTTCTAG
- the torD gene encoding molecular chaperone TorD: MSRGAAAENAGEPVVGQDDAVLCRWLATLLSAELDEDTLASYRRGDAGPLFDLLRERGLSEASSRVEKALKGLVLLPEPRLELAADFAELFLVDGRSAAPPYASLYTEPAARLHGEAAARMEARLAAAGFAVKDGVGEPADHLAVMLDYLASALESASPAADSKIGSMAGSKEGGETPGAFIRAELSPWLPALARRCERVSTASDFYPAVVALASAYVDWLSQNQ; encoded by the coding sequence ATGAGCCGAGGCGCTGCGGCCGAAAACGCCGGCGAGCCGGTAGTGGGGCAGGACGACGCCGTGCTGTGCCGCTGGCTTGCCACGCTGCTGAGTGCCGAGCTTGATGAAGACACCCTGGCAAGCTACCGCCGGGGCGACGCCGGGCCGCTGTTTGACCTTTTGCGCGAGCGCGGCCTGAGCGAAGCTAGCTCCCGGGTGGAAAAGGCGCTCAAGGGACTGGTGCTGCTGCCCGAGCCCCGGCTTGAGCTGGCAGCGGATTTTGCCGAGCTGTTTCTGGTGGACGGACGCAGCGCTGCGCCGCCCTACGCTTCGCTCTATACCGAGCCGGCGGCGCGCCTTCATGGCGAAGCGGCGGCGCGCATGGAGGCGCGGCTGGCGGCGGCGGGCTTTGCGGTGAAAGACGGCGTCGGCGAGCCGGCGGATCACCTGGCGGTGATGCTCGACTATCTGGCAAGCGCTCTGGAATCCGCCTCGCCCGCTGCCGACAGCAAAATAGGCAGCATGGCAGGCAGCAAAGAGGGCGGGGAAACACCCGGGGCCTTCATCCGCGCCGAGCTTTCCCCCTGGCTGCCGGCACTGGCCCGGCGCTGCGAACGGGTAAGCACGGCGAGCGATTTTTATCCCGCCGTGGTTGCCCTGGCCTCGGCCTACGTCGACTGGCTCAGCCAGAACCAGTAG
- a CDS encoding MerR family transcriptional regulator gives MKVSELARRAGVTAETVRHYVREGLLSPERHPDNGYQLFNDHDLERLGFIQRARMLGFSVAEIRDILAHADQGDSPCPLVRDLLASRLPRIRARIAELEALATRMEAALASWQDMPDGTPDGHSVCRLIESFPEETP, from the coding sequence GTGAAAGTCAGCGAACTTGCCCGCCGGGCGGGCGTTACCGCCGAAACTGTGCGCCACTACGTGCGCGAAGGACTGCTGTCGCCCGAGCGCCATCCGGATAACGGCTACCAGCTGTTCAACGATCACGACCTTGAGCGCCTGGGATTCATCCAGCGGGCGCGCATGCTGGGCTTCAGCGTCGCGGAAATCCGCGACATACTCGCCCACGCCGACCAGGGCGACTCGCCCTGCCCGCTGGTGCGCGACCTGCTGGCCTCGCGGCTGCCGCGCATACGCGCTCGCATCGCCGAGCTCGAGGCCCTGGCCACGCGCATGGAGGCGGCCCTGGCCAGCTGGCAGGACATGCCCGACGGCACCCCGGACGGGCACAGCGTATGCCGCCTGATCGAAAGCTTTCCCGAGGAGACGCCATGA
- a CDS encoding cytochrome c: MMIKPATVMIAVALSAHAWAADDARVEQGEYLAKASDCAACHTAPGGEPFAGGLAMPTPVGDIYTTNITPDADTGIGDYTLEQFAAALRQGQSPHGPLYPAMPYTSYTRMSDGDMEALYAYFMNGVEPVSQENRPADITWPLSMRWPLHLWKAAYLDEGEFQPDASRSEEWNRGAYLVQGPGHCGSCHTPRGIGFQQKGMDESDEAFFAGAELDGWWATSLRGDWQTGIGALSVEDIAELLKTGMGGQVSVSGSMSEVVRHSTRHLTDADRRAIAVYLKSLAPDRESLATSVEQPTQNGAELYNEYCSTCHGDDGSGYPDVTPALAGNATVNADNPSSLARIILEGTETPVAGPGQTQRLMPGYGWQLSDEQIAELITFMRSRWGNEAEPVTPDLVGERR, encoded by the coding sequence ATGATGATCAAACCTGCCACAGTCATGATCGCCGTCGCCTTGAGCGCGCACGCCTGGGCGGCTGACGACGCCCGGGTTGAGCAGGGCGAGTACCTGGCCAAGGCAAGCGACTGCGCCGCCTGCCACACGGCACCCGGCGGTGAGCCCTTTGCCGGCGGCCTGGCCATGCCCACCCCGGTGGGCGACATCTATACCACCAACATTACTCCCGACGCTGATACCGGCATCGGCGACTATACGCTCGAGCAGTTTGCCGCGGCGCTGCGCCAGGGACAGTCGCCCCACGGGCCCCTGTATCCGGCCATGCCCTACACCAGCTATACCAGGATGTCGGATGGCGATATGGAAGCGCTTTATGCCTACTTCATGAACGGAGTGGAGCCGGTCAGCCAGGAAAACCGGCCGGCCGATATTACCTGGCCTTTGAGCATGCGCTGGCCGCTGCACCTCTGGAAAGCCGCCTATCTGGACGAAGGCGAGTTCCAGCCCGATGCGTCGCGCTCGGAGGAATGGAACCGCGGTGCTTATCTGGTCCAGGGGCCCGGCCACTGCGGCTCCTGCCACACGCCTCGGGGCATCGGTTTTCAGCAAAAGGGCATGGACGAAAGCGATGAGGCCTTTTTTGCCGGCGCGGAGCTGGACGGCTGGTGGGCGACTAGCCTGCGCGGCGACTGGCAGACCGGAATCGGCGCGTTATCGGTTGAAGACATAGCCGAGCTGCTAAAAACCGGCATGGGCGGGCAGGTCTCGGTGTCGGGCAGCATGTCCGAGGTGGTGCGACATAGCACCCGGCATTTGACCGATGCGGATCGCCGAGCCATTGCGGTTTACCTGAAGTCGCTGGCGCCGGACAGGGAAAGTCTCGCCACTAGCGTTGAGCAGCCGACTCAAAACGGCGCCGAGCTGTATAACGAATACTGCTCTACCTGCCACGGCGATGACGGCTCGGGCTACCCGGACGTCACGCCGGCGCTCGCCGGCAATGCCACCGTCAACGCTGACAACCCAAGCTCGCTGGCGCGAATCATTCTTGAGGGCACGGAAACGCCGGTGGCAGGGCCCGGGCAGACCCAGCGCCTGATGCCGGGCTATGGCTGGCAGCTCAGCGATGAGCAGATTGCCGAACTCATCACCTTCATGCGCAGCCGCTGGGGCAACGAGGCGGAGCCGGTAACGCCCGACCTTGTCGGTGAGCGTCGCTAG
- a CDS encoding heavy metal translocating P-type ATPase, giving the protein MKSQTLTRYVPGMNCQGCVKRMREAIQAHDDNADVVGTPAEKRLEVTAALDGDALDRTLADAGFPPGDPDAPTAGDGADSAESSDADAAGTADSRERPAGGETTRLAVSGMTCASCVKTVQQALERTSGVTSAAVNFGTHTAEVTGNAEENALIDAVQGVGYDAEPIVDVRDAEMTRAQQEARDYKKRLRGSIASLALAVPLMASMFVYHPDPVGTGRLYWLVIGALTLAIMAFPGRHFFTGAWKNAKHHQANMDTLVAMGTGTAWLYSMVVVLLGPWLPEAARGIYFEASAMVIGLILLGNAMELKARGRTSDALKRLLDLQTRTARVIRDGEEQEIDIDAVREGDHIRVRPGERLPVDGDVTEGQSHIDESMLTGEPVPVAKHEGSEVSAGTVNGKGGLVYRATRVGNNTRLGQITRQVASAQGSRPPIGDLADKVSSVFVPSVMIIAVLTALAWFNFGTDERVIHMLVAATSVLIIACPCALGLATPISTMIGVGKAAEHGVLVRNGEALQTASKLTALVVDKTGTLTEGNPRVTEAKVLAGREHDALSYVAALERGSEHPLATALLGYCEEEKGVDAADIRDFDSVTGGGVKAQSDAGKLLLGNAQLLKEAGIDLSAGSDSARALEDKARTIVYLAVGGRLAALFGVSDPVREDAKSAIARLQADGLHVIMLTGDNRHTARAVGDEVGIEDCRAGLKPEDKHAEIERLQEEGHVVGMVGDGINDAPALARADVGFAIGQGTDVAIESAGMTLMRGSLHGVATAIELSQATLANIKQNLAGAFGYNALCIPIAAGVFYPLTGMLLSPMIAGAAMSLSSITVVSNANRLRLFTPRGEENVATESAADGSTEPREQKEAA; this is encoded by the coding sequence ATGAAGTCGCAAACACTGACGCGCTACGTGCCCGGCATGAACTGCCAGGGCTGCGTCAAACGCATGCGTGAGGCCATTCAGGCCCACGATGACAACGCCGACGTGGTGGGCACTCCGGCCGAAAAACGCCTGGAGGTGACCGCCGCCCTCGACGGTGATGCCCTCGACCGCACGCTGGCGGACGCCGGCTTCCCGCCCGGCGATCCCGACGCCCCCACGGCCGGCGACGGCGCAGACAGCGCCGAATCGTCGGACGCTGACGCCGCTGGAACAGCCGACAGCCGCGAAAGGCCCGCCGGCGGCGAGACGACCCGCCTGGCGGTGAGCGGCATGACTTGCGCCAGCTGCGTGAAAACCGTGCAGCAGGCGCTTGAGCGCACCTCGGGCGTGACCTCCGCCGCGGTCAACTTCGGCACCCATACCGCCGAGGTGACGGGTAACGCCGAGGAAAACGCGCTGATCGATGCCGTCCAGGGCGTCGGCTACGACGCCGAGCCGATCGTGGACGTGCGCGACGCCGAAATGACCCGGGCGCAGCAGGAAGCCCGGGACTACAAAAAGCGCCTCAGGGGCAGCATTGCCTCCCTGGCGCTGGCCGTGCCGCTCATGGCCAGCATGTTTGTCTATCACCCCGACCCCGTCGGCACAGGAAGGCTTTACTGGCTGGTGATCGGCGCGCTGACCCTGGCCATCATGGCCTTTCCCGGCCGGCACTTTTTCACCGGCGCGTGGAAAAACGCCAAACACCACCAGGCCAACATGGATACCCTGGTGGCCATGGGTACCGGTACCGCCTGGCTTTATTCCATGGTCGTGGTGCTGCTGGGACCCTGGCTGCCCGAAGCCGCTCGGGGGATTTATTTTGAAGCCTCGGCCATGGTCATCGGGCTGATCCTTCTGGGCAACGCCATGGAGCTCAAGGCTCGGGGACGCACCAGCGACGCGCTCAAGCGCCTTCTCGACCTGCAAACCCGCACCGCCCGGGTGATCCGCGACGGCGAGGAGCAGGAAATCGATATCGACGCCGTCCGGGAAGGCGATCACATCCGCGTGCGCCCGGGCGAACGCCTGCCGGTGGACGGCGACGTGACCGAAGGCCAGAGCCACATCGACGAATCCATGCTCACCGGCGAGCCGGTTCCGGTGGCCAAGCACGAAGGCAGCGAGGTCAGCGCCGGCACGGTCAACGGCAAGGGCGGGCTTGTTTACCGCGCCACCCGGGTGGGCAACAACACCCGCCTTGGGCAGATTACCCGGCAGGTAGCCAGCGCCCAGGGCTCGCGCCCGCCCATCGGCGACCTGGCCGACAAGGTCTCCAGCGTGTTTGTGCCCTCGGTGATGATCATCGCCGTGCTTACCGCCCTGGCCTGGTTCAATTTCGGCACGGACGAGCGGGTGATCCACATGCTGGTGGCGGCGACGTCGGTACTGATCATCGCCTGCCCCTGCGCGCTGGGCCTGGCCACGCCGATTTCCACCATGATCGGCGTGGGCAAGGCCGCCGAGCACGGCGTGCTGGTGAGAAACGGCGAGGCGCTGCAAACCGCGAGCAAGCTCACCGCGCTGGTGGTGGACAAGACCGGCACCCTGACCGAAGGCAATCCCCGCGTCACCGAGGCAAAAGTGCTCGCCGGCCGCGAGCACGACGCGCTGAGCTACGTGGCCGCCCTGGAGCGCGGCTCCGAGCACCCGCTGGCCACCGCCCTGCTTGGCTACTGCGAGGAGGAAAAAGGCGTTGACGCCGCCGACATCCGCGACTTTGACAGCGTCACCGGCGGCGGCGTCAAGGCCCAGAGCGACGCCGGCAAGCTGCTGCTGGGCAACGCTCAGCTGCTGAAAGAGGCCGGCATCGATCTTTCCGCCGGCAGCGACAGCGCCCGGGCGCTCGAGGACAAGGCGCGCACCATCGTCTATCTTGCCGTGGGCGGCCGGCTCGCCGCGCTGTTCGGCGTCAGCGACCCGGTGCGGGAAGACGCCAAAAGCGCCATAGCCAGGCTCCAGGCAGACGGCCTGCACGTCATCATGCTCACCGGGGACAACCGCCACACCGCCCGGGCCGTGGGCGATGAGGTGGGGATCGAGGACTGCCGCGCCGGGCTCAAGCCCGAGGACAAGCACGCAGAAATCGAGCGGCTGCAAGAGGAAGGCCACGTCGTCGGCATGGTCGGCGACGGCATCAACGACGCCCCGGCGCTGGCCCGGGCCGACGTCGGCTTTGCCATCGGCCAGGGCACCGACGTGGCCATTGAAAGCGCGGGCATGACGCTGATGCGCGGCTCGCTGCACGGCGTCGCCACTGCCATCGAGCTCAGCCAGGCCACGCTTGCCAACATCAAGCAGAACCTGGCCGGGGCTTTTGGCTACAACGCCCTGTGCATCCCCATCGCTGCTGGGGTGTTTTACCCGCTGACCGGCATGCTGCTCTCGCCGATGATCGCAGGGGCCGCCATGTCGCTGTCGTCGATCACCGTAGTGAGCAACGCCAACCGCCTGCGGCTGTTTACCCCGCGCGGCGAGGAAAACGTCGCGACCGAAAGCGCTGCCGACGGCAGCACCGAGCCCCGGGAACAGAAGGAGGCTGCATGA
- a CDS encoding NAD(P)-binding protein, translating to MRGNHPGSFEAAHKMAREGHRFALGGLAVKETYDLVVVGAGISGLAAAWVYRKRHPDASILILDNHDDFGGHAKRNEFEVDDQTLLSYGGSESFQSPDSLFSDQVNELLGALGVEHERFRAYFDRDYYYRQGMSRGVFFDKAHFGVDKVVGGNPEMGVADDLRPELLNGRSLEAYIRDFPLPEEATEELLELHLDPPDYLPQMSMDEKVDYLSGISYYDFLKNTVGLSDEALLYFRSTSNEFYGYGIDAIAAIDAYEVRYPGFSAMDLPEPGEAVKAELDDPYIYHFPDGNASVARLLVRDMIPGVAPGSTMEDVVMADFDYGKLDRPGNGVRLRLNSTVVRVDNPEGPVDVGYLNDGELRRVQGRQCIMACYNMMIPAMVPSLPARQKEALHRNVKAPLVYTKVVLKNWQAFKRLGVHSMYAPTAPYSLVKLDYPVSMGGYEHASGPDDPIVVHMVQVPTAANTGLPVRQQLRMGRAELLGRSFADMEAEIRQQLAAILAITDAELDGLISAITVNRWSHGYSYEETSLFDTTPEAERTIELARQRHGRIAIANSDAGWSPYMHAAIDQAFRAVDELTGEEG from the coding sequence ATGCGGGGCAACCATCCCGGCTCTTTCGAGGCGGCACACAAGATGGCCCGCGAAGGCCACCGTTTCGCTCTGGGCGGCCTGGCGGTTAAGGAGACCTACGATCTTGTCGTGGTGGGCGCGGGCATCAGCGGTCTGGCGGCCGCCTGGGTCTACCGGAAGCGCCACCCCGACGCCAGCATTCTGATTCTGGATAACCATGATGACTTTGGCGGTCACGCCAAGCGCAACGAGTTCGAGGTGGATGACCAAACCTTGCTCAGCTACGGCGGCAGCGAGTCGTTTCAGTCGCCGGATTCGCTTTTCAGCGATCAGGTCAACGAGCTGCTGGGAGCACTTGGCGTGGAGCACGAGCGCTTTCGTGCCTACTTCGACCGGGACTATTACTACCGGCAGGGCATGAGCCGCGGCGTGTTCTTCGACAAGGCGCACTTTGGTGTCGATAAGGTGGTCGGCGGCAACCCCGAAATGGGCGTCGCCGATGATTTGCGCCCGGAGCTGCTCAACGGCCGTTCGCTTGAGGCCTATATTCGCGACTTTCCCTTGCCGGAGGAAGCCACGGAAGAGCTGCTTGAGCTGCATCTGGACCCGCCGGATTACTTACCGCAGATGTCGATGGATGAGAAAGTCGACTACCTGTCCGGCATCAGCTATTACGATTTCCTGAAAAATACGGTCGGCCTGAGCGACGAGGCGCTGCTGTATTTCCGCTCTACCAGCAATGAGTTCTACGGCTACGGCATCGATGCCATTGCGGCCATCGACGCCTACGAGGTGCGCTATCCCGGCTTCTCGGCCATGGACTTGCCCGAGCCCGGTGAGGCCGTGAAAGCCGAGCTGGACGATCCTTACATCTACCATTTTCCCGACGGTAACGCTTCCGTGGCCCGGCTGCTGGTGCGGGACATGATCCCCGGGGTGGCGCCCGGCAGCACCATGGAAGACGTGGTGATGGCCGACTTTGACTACGGCAAGCTGGACCGGCCCGGTAACGGAGTGCGCCTGCGCCTGAACAGCACCGTGGTACGGGTGGACAACCCCGAAGGGCCGGTGGATGTGGGCTATCTCAACGACGGCGAGCTAAGGCGTGTTCAGGGCAGGCAGTGCATCATGGCCTGCTACAACATGATGATCCCCGCCATGGTGCCGTCGCTGCCGGCGCGGCAAAAAGAGGCGCTGCATCGCAACGTCAAGGCGCCGCTGGTGTATACCAAGGTGGTGTTGAAGAACTGGCAGGCGTTCAAGCGGCTGGGCGTGCACTCCATGTACGCCCCGACGGCCCCTTACAGCCTGGTCAAGCTGGACTATCCGGTCAGCATGGGGGGCTACGAGCATGCTTCCGGCCCGGACGATCCGATTGTGGTGCATATGGTCCAGGTGCCCACGGCGGCCAATACCGGTCTGCCCGTGCGCCAGCAGCTGCGCATGGGCAGGGCCGAGCTTCTGGGGCGCTCGTTTGCCGACATGGAAGCCGAGATTCGTCAGCAGCTGGCAGCCATCCTGGCCATAACGGATGCCGAGCTTGATGGGCTAATCAGTGCAATCACCGTTAACCGCTGGTCTCACGGCTACAGCTACGAAGAAACCAGCCTGTTCGATACCACCCCCGAAGCGGAACGCACCATCGAGCTGGCGCGCCAGCGCCATGGCCGCATTGCCATTGCCAACTCGGATGCCGGCTGGAGTCCCTATATGCACGCTGCTATTGACCAGGCGTTTCGCGCCGTTGACGAACTGACCGGGGAAGAGGGCTGA